The following are encoded together in the Oncorhynchus masou masou isolate Uvic2021 chromosome 5, UVic_Omas_1.1, whole genome shotgun sequence genome:
- the LOC135532062 gene encoding uncharacterized protein LOC135532062, with amino-acid sequence MNSTALMIIVAGKQTSVLTAAVGIIVVVLVLILCLSGLMWFRKKASKPTNTRDTADDGQGDSSPVYDNISNMAMTSTAAQTADTDNQDDVHYASVHFSGSKNQEVPLYSTVQVLQPQKEDEDVQYAAVNFNLPSAATWSTLEQAAEEDPSVLYSTVNKPRTKKT; translated from the exons ATGAACTCTACAGCTCTGATGATCATTGTAGCAG GGAAACAAACCTCAGTTCTGACTGCAGCTGTAGGAATCATAGTGGTTGTTCTGGttctcatcctctgtctctctggactcaTGTGGTTCAG GAAGAAGGCCTCCAAACCCACCAACACAAGAGACACAGCAGATGATggacag ggagACTCTAGTCCAGTGTATGACAACATCTCAAACATGGCCATGACCTCTACTGCAGCACAGACAGCTGACACAGACAACCAGGATGATGTTCACTACGCCAGCGTCCACTTCTCTGGCTCCAAAAACCAGGAagtgcctctgtactccaccgtcCAGGTGCTTCAACCCCAGAAAGAGGATGAGGATGTCCAGTACGCTGCTGTGAATTTCAACCTCCCCAGTGCTGCCACCTG GTCCACGTTGGAACAAGCAGCTGAGGAGGATccctctgttctctacagtacagtcaacaaacccagaaccaagaagacctga